The DNA window ATGAGAAAAGTCCTCACCGTCCTGCTGCTGAGCACGCTGGCCATCGGAACCGCGTCAGCCGAGACGCTCCATTTTGGCACCAGCACGGCCAATCCGCCGTTTGTCACCGCCAACGGCAAAAATCAGCCTGTCGGCTTCGATATCGATCTTGCCCAGGCCCTGTGCCAGCAGATGCAGGCGCAGTGCCAGTTCACGGCGCAGCGTTTCGATACGCTGATCCCGGCTTTACGCTTCAAGAAATTTGACGCGGTGATTGCCGGCATGGAAGTGATCCCGATGCGTGAGAAGCAGGTCGCCTTCAGCCGTCCCTATCGCCAGGCGCTCTCCGGGGTGGTGATCGTCAACAAAGATGTCGCCCATACCTTTGCCGACCTGAAAGCCAAAAAAGTCGGCGTGGTGAAAGGCACACT is part of the Klebsiella quasipneumoniae subsp. quasipneumoniae genome and encodes:
- a CDS encoding transporter substrate-binding domain-containing protein — its product is MRKVLTVLLLSTLAIGTASAETLHFGTSTANPPFVTANGKNQPVGFDIDLAQALCQQMQAQCQFTAQRFDTLIPALRFKKFDAVIAGMEVIPMREKQVAFSRPYRQALSGVVIVNKDVAHTFADLKAKKVGVVKGTLHQHYLRDKQKAVQAVPYDDVASALAALKAGQITGVMGDFATLDAWQQENPDYAIMDERATDPAYYGKQYAIAVRKDDPELLNAINDALTAVMATPDFQQMQQKWFK